A section of the Euwallacea similis isolate ESF13 chromosome 9, ESF131.1, whole genome shotgun sequence genome encodes:
- the LOC136410762 gene encoding ankyrin repeat family A protein 2: MDTSPESINDEDSSKATSPQICNSRWSPVPELVATPKWSPQSLHDRNRKSAFQPYKLCTPSSTVLTNLQRGNTQAETLIPRTVELTFHMKAGQGELNRPDILQEKSVDVLDSNNLTALHWSAAYGQYNAVELLISFNADVNKLGPDEESPLILAASGGHHEVVRLLLNHGAKVDHVNHLCNTALMYAAKENHPHTCQELLLNGANFGLVNLDNDTALSIAIENNSTSAQTVIENYIISRMEEQPKKED; this comes from the exons ATGGACACTTCCCCTGAATCAATAAATGATGAAGATTCCTCGAAAGCCACTTCTCCCCAAATATGCAACTCTCGCTGGTCTCCAGTACCAGAACTAGTGGCAACCCCCAAATGGTCCCCGCAATCACTCCACGATAGAAATCGAAAGAGTGCGTTTCAACCTTACAAACTATGCACCCCATCATCTAcagttttaacaaatttacaaagagGAAACACACAAGCCGAGACCTTGATACCACGAACTGTAG AATTGACGTTCCACATGAAAGCGGGTCAGGGAGAACTGAACAGACCTGATATTCTACAAGAAAAATCTGTAGATGTCCTTGACTCCAATAACCTCACTGCATTGCACTGGAGTGCTGCATATGGCCAATACAATGCTGTTGAGTTGCTTATATCATTCAATGCTGATGTTAATAAATTGGGACCTGATGAAGAGAGTCCCTTAATTTTGGCAGCTAGTGGAGGCCACCATGAGGTTGTAAGGCTCCTGCTGAATCATGGGGCTAAAGTTGACCATGTTAATCAT ttatGTAATACTGCATTAATGTATGCTGCCAAAGAGAATCACCCTCATACATGTCAGGAGCTTTTGCTTAATGGAGCTAACTTTGGGTTGGTCAATTTAGATAATGATACAGCTTTGAGTATAgcaatagaaaataatagTACTTCAG CACAAActgtaattgaaaattatattatctCGCGGATGGAGGAGCAACCTAAAAAAGAGGACTga
- the LOC136410840 gene encoding venom acid phosphatase Acph-1-like has protein sequence MHRKLYLGLILVVCKVAFSALNVSGQDYFQSEEDYNLNELEECIGDNKDCLKQPSKTSETLILSHVLFRHGNRTPDSYQEMYPKDPYLNNSFYPYGLGQLTNAGKLREFIIGTTLRRRYNSFLSDMFVPEEVEATSTDYNRTKASLELVLAGLFPPNEEQMWNRNLRWQPVPYNYAPRDQDRTLNGVLCPNFLNMYRKVQESWEMRSHYKKFRKVFNYVSRFSDLNVTTFQDIYNLYFGLSTEEEFGLILPDWTQNVWPQMITDIAIREYSVIMAKHDMKKVASGYFLKKIIEDSKSKIYGNSNPRKIYLYSAHENNIAQFLILLDVFQPHVPNYGAHVIIEVHQIDGVFGIMVFYQNWENPDPELLQIRGCGEFCPFEEFVRIMEKYLPKNNDLCDRIGGT, from the exons atgcatagaaaattatatttgggTTTGATTTTGGTTGTGTGTAAAGTGGCTTTCAGCGCCTTAAATGTGTCTGGTCaagattattttcaatcagaGGAGGATTATAATCTCAATGAACTTGAAGAGTGTATTGGAGATAATAAAGACTGCTTAAAACAACCGTCGAAGACTTCAGAAACTTTAATTCTCTCTCACGTG CTATTTAGACACGGGAATAGAACACCGGATAGCTACCAGGAAATGTACCCCAAAGACCCCTATCTGAACAACTCCTTTTACCCTTACGGCTTAGGACAGCTAACCAAC GCAGGGAAGCTCAGAGAGTTTATCATAGGTACCACATTGCGTAGAAGGTACAATTCCTTCTTGAGCGACATGTTCGTCCCCGAGGAGGTGGAGGCTACCTCCACGGATTACAACAGGACTAAAGCTTCCTTGGAGTTAGTTCTGGCAGGGTTGTTTCCTCCTAATGAGGAACAAATGTGGAACAGAAATCTCAGGTGGCAGCCCGTTCCGTACAATTATGCCCCTAGGGACCAGGACCGTACATTGAATGGAGTTCTTTGTCCAAATTTCTTGAATATGTATAGGAAAGTTCAGGAGTCTTGGGAGATGAGAAGCCACTATAAGAAATTTCGGAAGGTTTTTAATTACGTTTCTAG ATTCAGCGACCTCAATGTGACAACTTTTCAAGACATCTATAACCTGTATTTTGGCCTCTCAACCGAGGAGGAATTTGGCCTTATCCTGCCCGACTGGACCCAAAACGTGTGGCCACAAATGATCACCGACATTGCAATTAGAGAATACTCAGTCATAATGGCCAAACATGACATGAAAAAAGTAGCGTCAGGATACTTTTTGAAGAAGATTATTGAAGATTCAAAGTCAAAGATCTATGGAAATAGCAATCCAAGAAAGATCTATTTATACTCAGCCCATGAAAACAATATTGCACAATTTCTCATCCTTTTAGACGTGTTTCAGCCTCATGTGCCCAACTATGGTGCGCATGTCATTATAGAGGTTCACCAGATTGATGGAGTTTTTGGGATTATG GTTTTCTATCAGAATTGGGAAAATCCAGATCCAGAGCTTTTGCAAATTCGGGGTTGTGGGGAGTTTTGCCCCTTTGAGGAGTTTGTGAGGATTATGGAGAAGTATTTGCCTAAAAACAATGATTTGTGTGATAGAATAGGCGGCACATAA